The following proteins are encoded in a genomic region of Vidua macroura isolate BioBank_ID:100142 chromosome 10, ASM2450914v1, whole genome shotgun sequence:
- the XRN1 gene encoding 5'-3' exoribonuclease 1 isoform X2 — protein MGVPKFYRWISERYPCLSQVLKEHQIPEFDNLYLDMNGIIHQCSHPNDDDVHFRISEDKIFANIFHYLEVLFRIIKPRKVFFMAVDGVAPRAKMNQQRGRRFRSAKEAEDKIKKALEKGETLPTEARFDSNCITPGTEFMARLNEHLKYFVNMKISTDKSWQGIAVYLSGHETPGEGEHKIMEFIRSEKAKPHHDPNTRHCLYGLDADLIMLGLTSHEAHFALLREEVRFGGKKAQRVCAPEETTFHLLHLSLMREYIDYEFSPVKDKISFEYDIERIIDDWILMGFLVGNDFIPHLPHLHINHDALPLLYRTYMAILPELGGYINENGHLNLERFEKYLARLSDFDREHFSEVFVDLKWFESKVGNKYLNEAAGIAAEEARKNKQKKQKAQENSISLAALEKNEGEGEMTPKTALEDEPEDDDLFETEFRQYKRTYYMTKMGVEVVSDAFLADQAECYVQAIQWILHYYYHGVQSWSWYYPYHYAPYLSDIRNISELKIKFELGKPFMPFEQLLAVLPAASKDLLPKCYQHLMTSQDSPIIEYYPPDFKTDLNGKQQEWEAVVLIPFIDEKRLLQAMESCNKGLKEEEKRRNTHSACLMYWYDKDAEFQYLSPWPEKFPAIERCHTRYKTIPLNAWHVEITHNKITKINKSALYFCGFPTLKHIKHKFYLKKSGVQVFQQSSHGENMMLEITVDENSKDQTVENVASSVLGKRVFVNWPHLEEARVVAVSDGETKFYLEEPHGTQKLYMGNAVPPTKVAYVGDKEQSMWVKEVQGISEQYQRRKGIIIHETSVVVYAQLLTGNRYQLNQNGEVYLEKQWSKQVLPFVYQTVVKDIKAFDSRFSSIKTLDDLFPPGSTAFMLGSPYYGCMGEVHDSHDVIPEGRIRVVFNIPCEPQLDTLIQNQHKYSVKYNPAYILASRLGVSGYLVSRFTGSIFIGRGSKKNPHGDHKANVGLNLKFNKKNEEVPGYTKKVGNEWMYSSAVEQLLAEYLERVPELFNYVAKNSQEDICYEDDIWPGEDENGAEKVQEIVAWLKAHPVSALSRSSCDLQILDAAIVEKIEEEVEKCKQRKSNKKVRVTVKPHLLYRPLEQQKGVVPDRDAEYRLFDRVVNVRENFSVPVGLRGTIIGIKGATRETDVLFEVLFDEEFLGGLTIRCSPARGYRLPSSALINLSHGSRSEMGNQKLMAIVKPQPAVNNSHASDLSSVCSQKVHLGGLNHSPRSLFVPTQQLNGRQHYNLRAENQGNSNSPQKGSFLSGNQKNKAQSKPDDEFCSIWQSLQSSGKSHHIQQNMHEKGAVLPQEIKLGTGHQFYKPGFNDGSFKCQQRKQEPYKKFKEDSKPTRGESQPHNKMSNQQNFAGVNKYNVKLLKRNGSPNMPLIQKAAVDGPCTGGKDSELERLLASLKISKENEVQTYSKEARATNEEHLSPQSFAMKGTQMLKEILKIDGSDLQTRNEVKSQVNDVPAPSSRQDCHGTAVQYRPTKKMAAYMNKHSPGGPQNTAAIETGGHPFPCPQPALSTVSELSRICSLLGMSQPDFSFLKTPQTMTVCHIKLSNGLLVHGPQCHSEAEAKEKAALFALQRLGSIGVNFASPPAVFPNYQPLGVPVPPGSIPPVFAQPPANMMPPSSHVFGPVSWSTPVPKHYYPGSYPGNVSLAGTIPVGSHNQFIPLQVTKKRAASKKNFELKEFQSSPQAAPLKNEQPMSSDHIQQDSSSAPLKSPQAAQSSVSFQDNVATPSVPHNKSTPNTSSKRKPRKLAVNFGAPKSSE, from the exons ATGGGGGTCCCCAAGTTCTACCGGTGGATCTCGGAGCGGTACCCCTGCCTCAGCCAGGTGCTGAAGGAGCATCAG ATTCCAGAATTCGACAACTTGTACCTGGACATGAATGGCATTATACATCAGTGTTCACATCCAAATGATGACGATGTCCACTTCAGAATCTCAGAAGATAAGATTTTTGCCAATATTTTTCACTATTTGGAAGTACTATTTCGCATTATTAAACCAAGAAAGGTTTTCTTCATGGCGGTTGATGGAGTAGCTCCAAGAGCAAAAATGAATCAGCAGCGTGGGAGACGTTTTAG aTCAGCAAAAGAGGCagaggacaaaataaaaaaggcattggaaaagggagaaactctccctacagaagccagaTTTGACTCCAACTGTATTACACCGG GAACTGAATTCATGGCCAGATTAAATGAgcatcttaaatattttgtaaatatgaAGATTTCCACAGACAAATCCTGGCAAGGAATAGCAGTCTACTTATCAGGCCATGAG ACCCCAGGGGAAGGTGAGCATAAAATTATGGAGTTCATCAgatcagaaaaagcaaagcccCATCATGATCCAAACACAAGACACTGTCTCTATGGCTTAGATGCTGACTTG ATAATGCTGGGATTAACAAGTCATGAGGCACACTTTGCGCTCTTAAGAGAAGAAGTCAGATTTGGTGGTAAAAAGGCTCAAAG AGTGTGTGCACCAGAGGAAACCACGTTTCATTTACTGCACTTATCACTGATGAGAGAATATATTGATTATGAATTTTCCCCAGTAAAA gaCAAGATTTCTTTTGAATATGATATTGAAAGGATAATAGATGATTGGATCTTAATGGGTTTCCTTGTAGGAAATGATTTTATTCCTCATCTACCTCATTTACACATTAATCATGATGCACTGCCGCTACTTTATAGAACATACATGGCTATCTTGCCAGAACTGGGAG GTTACATCAATGAAAATGGGCATCTGAATTTAGAACGTTTTGAGAAATACCTTGCAAGATTGTCAGAT TTTGATCGTGAACACTTCAGTGAAGTCTTTGTTGACCTAAAATGGTTTGAAAGTAAAGTGGGCAATAAATACCTCAATGAAGCAGCTGGGATTGCAGCAGAGGAagccagaaaaaataaacaaaagaaacaaaag GCTCAGGAAAATTCTATATCTTTAgctgctttagaaaaaaatgaaggtgaAGGTGAAATGACTCCTAAAA CCGCATTGGAAGATGAACCAGAAGATGATGATCTGTTTGAAACTGAGTTTAGGCAATACAAAAGAACTTACTACATGACTAAAATGGGTGTAGAAGTAGTGTCTGA tgcCTTCTTAGCTGATCAAGCTGAATGTTATGTCCAGGCAATACAATGGATTTTGCATTATTATTACCATGGAGTTCAATCATGGAGCTG GTATTACCCTTATCATTATGCACCTTACCTGTCAGATATTCGCAACATCAGTGAACTCAAAATCAAATTTGAACTTGGAAAACCTTTCATGCCATTTGAACAGCTTCTTGCTGTACTTCCAGCAGCTAGCAAGGATCTGCTACCTAAATGTTACCAG CATTTGATGACTAGTCAAGACTCTCCTATTATAGAATATTATCCACCTGATTTTAAAACTGACCTAAATGGTAaacagcaggaatgggaagctGTAGTATTAATCCCGTTTATTGATGAG AAACGACTGCTGCAGGCCATGGAATCCTGTAATAAGGGCCTAAAAGAAGAGGAGAAACGAAGAAACACTCACAGTGCTTGTTTGATGTACTGGTATGACAAAGATGCTGAGTTCCAGTACCTGTCACCATGGCCAGAGAAATTCCCTGCAATAGAACGATGTCACACGAG GTATAAAACAATACCTTTGAATGCTTGGCATGTAGAAATAACCCACAATAAGATAACTAAAATCAACAAGAGTGCATTATATTTTTGTGGATTTCCTACTTTAAAGCACATTAAGCATAAG TTCTACCTTAAAAAAAGTGGTGTACAAGTGTTTCAGCAAAGCAGCCATGGAGAGAACATGATGTTGGAAATCACAGTTGATGAGAACTCAAAGGACCAG actgTAGAAAATGTTGCCAGTTCAGTACTTGGAAAGCGAGTTTTTGTTAACTGGCCCCACCTTGAAGAAGCCAGAGTTGTTGCAGTGTCAGATGGAGAAACTAA GTTTTATTTGGAAGAACCACATGGCACACAGAAGCTTTACATGGGAAATGCAGTGCCCCCAACTAAAGTGGCTTATGTGGGAGATAAGGAGCAAAGCATGTGGGTAAAAGAAGTTCAAGGCATTTCAGAGCA GtaccagagaaggaaaggaataatTATCCATGAAACATCAGTAGTTGTATATGCTCAGTTACTCACTGGTAATAGATATCAACTAAACCAAAATGGAGAAGTTTATTTGGAGAAGCAGTGGTCtaaacaagttcttcctttTGTTTACCAAACCGTTGTCAAG GATATCAAAGCCTTTGACTCCCGTTTTTCAAGCATCAAAACTTTGGATGATTTGTTTCCTCCTGGAAGTACAGCCTTCATGCTGGGATCTCCTTACTATGGCTGCATGGGAGAA GTTCACGATTCACATGATGTGATCCCAGAAGGCAGAATCCGGGTAGTTTTTAATATTCCATGTGAACCCCAGCTTGATACTTTAATACAGAACCAGCAT aaatattctgtgaaatacaATCCTGCATATATTTTGGCCAGCCGTCTTGGAGTAAGTGGATATCTTGTCTCCAGATTTACAGGGAGTATCTTTATTGGAAGAGGATCAAAGAAGAA tCCTCATGGTGATCACAAAGCAAATGTGGGGCTAAACCTGAAGTTcaataagaaaaatgaagaagttCCTGGCTATACTAAGAAAGTTGGAAATGAATGGATGTATTCTTCTGCAGTAGAACAGCTACTTGCTGAGTATTTAGAAAG ggtgCCTGAACTATTTAATTATGTAGCCAAGAACAGCCAGGAAGATATCTGCTATGAAGATGACATTTGGCCTGGAGAGGATGAGAATGG AGCTGAGAAAGTGCAAGAAATTGTTGCCTGGTTAAAAGCACATCCTGTGTCTGCTTTGTCTCGCTCATCTTGTGACTTGCAAATTTTGGATGCAGCCATTGTTGAGAAAATTGAAGAAGAAGTAGAGAAATGCAAG CAGAGGAAGAGCAACAAGAAGGTGCGAGTAACTGTGAAGCCCCATTTGCTGTACAGA CCATTAGAACAGCAGAAGGGGGTTGTTCCAGATCGAGATGCAGAGTACAGGCTGTTTGACCGTGTTGTCAATGTCAGAGAGAACTTTTCTGTTCCTGTTGGTCTACGAGGCACCATTATTGGAATTAAAGGAG CTACTAGAGAAACAGATGTGCTCTTTGAAGTTTTGTTTGATGAAGAATTCCTTGGAGGCCTCACTATAAG GTGCTCACCTGCCAGAGGTTATCGCCTGCCCTCAAGTGCCTTAATTAACCTGTCTCATGGTAGTCGGTCAGAAATGGGAAATCAAAAGCTGATGGCCATAGTTAAACCTCAGCCAGCAGTGAACAACTCACATGCATCTGATCTGTCATCCGTATGCTCACAAAAAGTGCATCTGGGAGGCCTCAACCATTCTCCTCGCTCCCTTTTTGTTCCTACTCAA CAACTGAATGGAAGACAGCATTACAATCTCAGGGCTGAAAATCAGGGCAACTCTAACTCACCCCAGAAAGGATCATTTCTGAGTGgcaatcagaaaaataaa gCACAGAGTAAGCCAGATGATGAATTCTGCAGCATATGGCAGTCATTGCAGAGTTCTGGGAAGTCTCATCACATTCAGCAAAACATGCATGAGAAG GGTGCAGTTCTACCTCAGGAAATCAAGCTGGGAACTGGCCATCAGTTTTACAAGCCAGGCTTCAATGATGGCAGCTTTAAAtgtcagcaaagaaaacaggagCCTTATAAAAAAT TTAAAGAAGATTCCAAACCTACAAGAGGTGAAAGTCAACCACATAATAAAATGTCAAACCAACAG aattttgcAGGTGTGAATAAGTACAATGTCAAACTTTTGAAGAGGAATGGAAGTCCCAATATGCCTTTAATTCAGAAGGCTGCAGTTGATGGTCCCTGCACAGGTGGAAAG GACAGTGAACTTGAAAGGCTTCTAGCTTCTTTGaaaatttccaaagaaaatgaagtgcAGACTTATTCCAAGGAAGCAAGAGCTACAAACGAGGAACACCTATCACCACAGTCATTTGCTATG aaaggaacaCAGATGCTCAAAGAGATTTTGAAGATAGATGGCTCAGATCTGCAAACAAGGAATGAAGTGAAATCACAAGTTAATGATGTTCCTGCTCCCTCTAGTAGACAGGATTGCCATGGAACTGCTGTGCAATACAGaccaacaaaaaaaatgg CTGCTTATATGAACAAGCATAGCCCTGGAGGCCCCCAGAACACAGCAGCAATAGAAACTGGAGGTCACCCTTTCCCTTGTCCACAGCCTGCACTGTCTACTGTTTCTGAGCTTTCTCGTATTTGTTCTCTTCTTGGAATGTCGCAACCAGATTTCTCTTTCCTAAAAACACCACag aCCATGACAGTTTGCCACATAAAGCTGTCAAATGGTTTATTGGTTCACGGACCGCAGTGTCATTCCGAAGCTGAAGCAAAGGAGAAAGCTGCGCTTTTTGCTTTACAGCGCTTG GGTTCCATAGGAGTAAACTTTGCTTCACCTCCAGCAGTGTTTCCAAATTACCAACCACTAGGAGTTCCTGTACCACCTGGATCAATTCCTCCAGTATTTGCACAGCCCCCTG CTAATATGATGCCTCCATCGTCTCACGTGTTTGGTCCAGTGTCCTGGAGTACTCCAGTGCCTAAGCATTATTATCCTGGTTCCTATCCAGGAAATGTGTCTCTTGCAGGAACTATACCAGTTGGTTCTCACAACCAGTTTATACCTCTGCAG gtAACTAAAAAAAGGGCTGCTAGCAAGAAAAACTTTGAACTCAAGGAGTTTCAGAGTTCCCCTCAAGCTGCACCACTAAAGAATGAACAGCCAATGTCTTCTGACCACATTCAGCAAGACAGTTCTTCAGCTCCTTTAAAATCTCCTCAAGCTGCTCAATCCAGTGTTTCATTTCAAGACAATGTGGCTACTCCAAGTGTTCCTCATAACAAATCAACACCAAACACTTCCAGCAAGCGAAAGCCAAGAAAACTGGCTGTCAATTTTGGCGCACCAAAATCTTCAGAATAA
- the XRN1 gene encoding 5'-3' exoribonuclease 1 isoform X7 translates to MGVPKFYRWISERYPCLSQVLKEHQIPEFDNLYLDMNGIIHQCSHPNDDDVHFRISEDKIFANIFHYLEVLFRIIKPRKVFFMAVDGVAPRAKMNQQRGRRFRSAKEAEDKIKKALEKGETLPTEARFDSNCITPGTEFMARLNEHLKYFVNMKISTDKSWQGIAVYLSGHETPGEGEHKIMEFIRSEKAKPHHDPNTRHCLYGLDADLIMLGLTSHEAHFALLREEVRFGGKKAQRVCAPEETTFHLLHLSLMREYIDYEFSPVKDKISFEYDIERIIDDWILMGFLVGNDFIPHLPHLHINHDALPLLYRTYMAILPELGGYINENGHLNLERFEKYLARLSDFDREHFSEVFVDLKWFESKVGNKYLNEAAGIAAEEARKNKQKKQKAQENSISLAALEKNEGEGEMTPKTALEDEPEDDDLFETEFRQYKRTYYMTKMGVEVVSDAFLADQAECYVQAIQWILHYYYHGVQSWSWYYPYHYAPYLSDIRNISELKIKFELGKPFMPFEQLLAVLPAASKDLLPKCYQHLMTSQDSPIIEYYPPDFKTDLNGKQQEWEAVVLIPFIDEKRLLQAMESCNKGLKEEEKRRNTHSACLMYWYDKDAEFQYLSPWPEKFPAIERCHTSSTLKKVVYKCFSKAAMERT, encoded by the exons ATGGGGGTCCCCAAGTTCTACCGGTGGATCTCGGAGCGGTACCCCTGCCTCAGCCAGGTGCTGAAGGAGCATCAG ATTCCAGAATTCGACAACTTGTACCTGGACATGAATGGCATTATACATCAGTGTTCACATCCAAATGATGACGATGTCCACTTCAGAATCTCAGAAGATAAGATTTTTGCCAATATTTTTCACTATTTGGAAGTACTATTTCGCATTATTAAACCAAGAAAGGTTTTCTTCATGGCGGTTGATGGAGTAGCTCCAAGAGCAAAAATGAATCAGCAGCGTGGGAGACGTTTTAG aTCAGCAAAAGAGGCagaggacaaaataaaaaaggcattggaaaagggagaaactctccctacagaagccagaTTTGACTCCAACTGTATTACACCGG GAACTGAATTCATGGCCAGATTAAATGAgcatcttaaatattttgtaaatatgaAGATTTCCACAGACAAATCCTGGCAAGGAATAGCAGTCTACTTATCAGGCCATGAG ACCCCAGGGGAAGGTGAGCATAAAATTATGGAGTTCATCAgatcagaaaaagcaaagcccCATCATGATCCAAACACAAGACACTGTCTCTATGGCTTAGATGCTGACTTG ATAATGCTGGGATTAACAAGTCATGAGGCACACTTTGCGCTCTTAAGAGAAGAAGTCAGATTTGGTGGTAAAAAGGCTCAAAG AGTGTGTGCACCAGAGGAAACCACGTTTCATTTACTGCACTTATCACTGATGAGAGAATATATTGATTATGAATTTTCCCCAGTAAAA gaCAAGATTTCTTTTGAATATGATATTGAAAGGATAATAGATGATTGGATCTTAATGGGTTTCCTTGTAGGAAATGATTTTATTCCTCATCTACCTCATTTACACATTAATCATGATGCACTGCCGCTACTTTATAGAACATACATGGCTATCTTGCCAGAACTGGGAG GTTACATCAATGAAAATGGGCATCTGAATTTAGAACGTTTTGAGAAATACCTTGCAAGATTGTCAGAT TTTGATCGTGAACACTTCAGTGAAGTCTTTGTTGACCTAAAATGGTTTGAAAGTAAAGTGGGCAATAAATACCTCAATGAAGCAGCTGGGATTGCAGCAGAGGAagccagaaaaaataaacaaaagaaacaaaag GCTCAGGAAAATTCTATATCTTTAgctgctttagaaaaaaatgaaggtgaAGGTGAAATGACTCCTAAAA CCGCATTGGAAGATGAACCAGAAGATGATGATCTGTTTGAAACTGAGTTTAGGCAATACAAAAGAACTTACTACATGACTAAAATGGGTGTAGAAGTAGTGTCTGA tgcCTTCTTAGCTGATCAAGCTGAATGTTATGTCCAGGCAATACAATGGATTTTGCATTATTATTACCATGGAGTTCAATCATGGAGCTG GTATTACCCTTATCATTATGCACCTTACCTGTCAGATATTCGCAACATCAGTGAACTCAAAATCAAATTTGAACTTGGAAAACCTTTCATGCCATTTGAACAGCTTCTTGCTGTACTTCCAGCAGCTAGCAAGGATCTGCTACCTAAATGTTACCAG CATTTGATGACTAGTCAAGACTCTCCTATTATAGAATATTATCCACCTGATTTTAAAACTGACCTAAATGGTAaacagcaggaatgggaagctGTAGTATTAATCCCGTTTATTGATGAG AAACGACTGCTGCAGGCCATGGAATCCTGTAATAAGGGCCTAAAAGAAGAGGAGAAACGAAGAAACACTCACAGTGCTTGTTTGATGTACTGGTATGACAAAGATGCTGAGTTCCAGTACCTGTCACCATGGCCAGAGAAATTCCCTGCAATAGAACGATGTCACACGAG TTCTACCTTAAAAAAAGTGGTGTACAAGTGTTTCAGCAAAGCAGCCATGGAGAGAACATGA
- the XRN1 gene encoding 5'-3' exoribonuclease 1 isoform X6 encodes MGVPKFYRWISERYPCLSQVLKEHQIPEFDNLYLDMNGIIHQCSHPNDDDVHFRISEDKIFANIFHYLEVLFRIIKPRKVFFMAVDGVAPRAKMNQQRGRRFRSAKEAEDKIKKALEKGETLPTEARFDSNCITPGTEFMARLNEHLKYFVNMKISTDKSWQGIAVYLSGHETPGEGEHKIMEFIRSEKAKPHHDPNTRHCLYGLDADLIMLGLTSHEAHFALLREEVRFGGKKAQRVCAPEETTFHLLHLSLMREYIDYEFSPVKDKISFEYDIERIIDDWILMGFLVGNDFIPHLPHLHINHDALPLLYRTYMAILPELGGYINENGHLNLERFEKYLARLSDFDREHFSEVFVDLKWFESKVGNKYLNEAAGIAAEEARKNKQKKQKAQENSISLAALEKNEGEGEMTPKTALEDEPEDDDLFETEFRQYKRTYYMTKMGVEVVSDAFLADQAECYVQAIQWILHYYYHGVQSWSWYYPYHYAPYLSDIRNISELKIKFELGKPFMPFEQLLAVLPAASKDLLPKCYQHLMTSQDSPIIEYYPPDFKTDLNGKQQEWEAVVLIPFIDEKRLLQAMESCNKGLKEEEKRRNTHSACLMYWYDKDAEFQYLSPWPEKFPAIERCHTRYKTIPLNAWHVEITHNKITKINKSALYFCGFPTLKHIKHKFYLKKSGVQVFQQSSHGENMMLEITVDENSKDQTVENVASSVLGKRVFVNWPHLEEARVVAVSDGETKFYLEEPHGTQKLYMGNAVPPTKVAYVGDKEQSMWVKEVQGISEQYQRRKGIIIHETSVVVYAQLLTGNRYQLNQNGEVYLEKQWSKQVLPFVYQTVVKDIKAFDSRFSSIKTLDDLFPPGSTAFMLGSPYYGCMGEVSSSSRFT; translated from the exons ATGGGGGTCCCCAAGTTCTACCGGTGGATCTCGGAGCGGTACCCCTGCCTCAGCCAGGTGCTGAAGGAGCATCAG ATTCCAGAATTCGACAACTTGTACCTGGACATGAATGGCATTATACATCAGTGTTCACATCCAAATGATGACGATGTCCACTTCAGAATCTCAGAAGATAAGATTTTTGCCAATATTTTTCACTATTTGGAAGTACTATTTCGCATTATTAAACCAAGAAAGGTTTTCTTCATGGCGGTTGATGGAGTAGCTCCAAGAGCAAAAATGAATCAGCAGCGTGGGAGACGTTTTAG aTCAGCAAAAGAGGCagaggacaaaataaaaaaggcattggaaaagggagaaactctccctacagaagccagaTTTGACTCCAACTGTATTACACCGG GAACTGAATTCATGGCCAGATTAAATGAgcatcttaaatattttgtaaatatgaAGATTTCCACAGACAAATCCTGGCAAGGAATAGCAGTCTACTTATCAGGCCATGAG ACCCCAGGGGAAGGTGAGCATAAAATTATGGAGTTCATCAgatcagaaaaagcaaagcccCATCATGATCCAAACACAAGACACTGTCTCTATGGCTTAGATGCTGACTTG ATAATGCTGGGATTAACAAGTCATGAGGCACACTTTGCGCTCTTAAGAGAAGAAGTCAGATTTGGTGGTAAAAAGGCTCAAAG AGTGTGTGCACCAGAGGAAACCACGTTTCATTTACTGCACTTATCACTGATGAGAGAATATATTGATTATGAATTTTCCCCAGTAAAA gaCAAGATTTCTTTTGAATATGATATTGAAAGGATAATAGATGATTGGATCTTAATGGGTTTCCTTGTAGGAAATGATTTTATTCCTCATCTACCTCATTTACACATTAATCATGATGCACTGCCGCTACTTTATAGAACATACATGGCTATCTTGCCAGAACTGGGAG GTTACATCAATGAAAATGGGCATCTGAATTTAGAACGTTTTGAGAAATACCTTGCAAGATTGTCAGAT TTTGATCGTGAACACTTCAGTGAAGTCTTTGTTGACCTAAAATGGTTTGAAAGTAAAGTGGGCAATAAATACCTCAATGAAGCAGCTGGGATTGCAGCAGAGGAagccagaaaaaataaacaaaagaaacaaaag GCTCAGGAAAATTCTATATCTTTAgctgctttagaaaaaaatgaaggtgaAGGTGAAATGACTCCTAAAA CCGCATTGGAAGATGAACCAGAAGATGATGATCTGTTTGAAACTGAGTTTAGGCAATACAAAAGAACTTACTACATGACTAAAATGGGTGTAGAAGTAGTGTCTGA tgcCTTCTTAGCTGATCAAGCTGAATGTTATGTCCAGGCAATACAATGGATTTTGCATTATTATTACCATGGAGTTCAATCATGGAGCTG GTATTACCCTTATCATTATGCACCTTACCTGTCAGATATTCGCAACATCAGTGAACTCAAAATCAAATTTGAACTTGGAAAACCTTTCATGCCATTTGAACAGCTTCTTGCTGTACTTCCAGCAGCTAGCAAGGATCTGCTACCTAAATGTTACCAG CATTTGATGACTAGTCAAGACTCTCCTATTATAGAATATTATCCACCTGATTTTAAAACTGACCTAAATGGTAaacagcaggaatgggaagctGTAGTATTAATCCCGTTTATTGATGAG AAACGACTGCTGCAGGCCATGGAATCCTGTAATAAGGGCCTAAAAGAAGAGGAGAAACGAAGAAACACTCACAGTGCTTGTTTGATGTACTGGTATGACAAAGATGCTGAGTTCCAGTACCTGTCACCATGGCCAGAGAAATTCCCTGCAATAGAACGATGTCACACGAG GTATAAAACAATACCTTTGAATGCTTGGCATGTAGAAATAACCCACAATAAGATAACTAAAATCAACAAGAGTGCATTATATTTTTGTGGATTTCCTACTTTAAAGCACATTAAGCATAAG TTCTACCTTAAAAAAAGTGGTGTACAAGTGTTTCAGCAAAGCAGCCATGGAGAGAACATGATGTTGGAAATCACAGTTGATGAGAACTCAAAGGACCAG actgTAGAAAATGTTGCCAGTTCAGTACTTGGAAAGCGAGTTTTTGTTAACTGGCCCCACCTTGAAGAAGCCAGAGTTGTTGCAGTGTCAGATGGAGAAACTAA GTTTTATTTGGAAGAACCACATGGCACACAGAAGCTTTACATGGGAAATGCAGTGCCCCCAACTAAAGTGGCTTATGTGGGAGATAAGGAGCAAAGCATGTGGGTAAAAGAAGTTCAAGGCATTTCAGAGCA GtaccagagaaggaaaggaataatTATCCATGAAACATCAGTAGTTGTATATGCTCAGTTACTCACTGGTAATAGATATCAACTAAACCAAAATGGAGAAGTTTATTTGGAGAAGCAGTGGTCtaaacaagttcttcctttTGTTTACCAAACCGTTGTCAAG GATATCAAAGCCTTTGACTCCCGTTTTTCAAGCATCAAAACTTTGGATGATTTGTTTCCTCCTGGAAGTACAGCCTTCATGCTGGGATCTCCTTACTATGGCTGCATGGGAGAAGTTAGTTCCa GTTCACGATTCACATGA